From the Cupriavidus necator N-1 genome, one window contains:
- a CDS encoding hydantoinase B/oxoprolinase family protein, protein MNMMSNKEVGFADLLQNGQTLKQHRDGIIERTKATGHYNGLEKLEFRDSDPIGYEKLFSKLRGGLVHARETAKKIAASPIVEQEGELCFTLYNAAGDCVLTSTGIIIHVGTMGAAIKYMIENNWEANPCINPGDMFTTNDCAIGNVHPCDIATIVPIFWKGRLIGWVGGVTHVIDTGSVTPGSMSTGQTQRFGDGYMITCRKTGVNDEPLRDWLHESQRSVRTPKYWILDEKTRIAGCHMIRDLVEEVIRADGIEAYEKFTYEVIEEGRRGLQSRIKAMTLPGKYRKVSFVDVPYKHDDVQVSNAFAKLDSIMHSPVEMTIKPDGKWRLDFEGASRWGWHTFNAHQVAFTSGIWVMMCQTLVPTQRINDGAYFATEFRLPKGTWCNPDDRRTGHAYAWHFLVSGWAALWRGLSQSYFSRGYLEEVNAGNANTSNWLQGGGINQDGEIHAVNSFEASSCGTGACAVKDGLNHAAAIWNPEGDMGDIEIWEMAEPLLYLGRNVKANSGGYGKYRGGCGFETLRMVWNAQDWTMFFMGNGFMNSDWGMMGGYPSATGYRFEAHKTGLDKRIAIGDSLPLGGDIDPGDPDYERHIDATAVVKRDKQCITTEDCYANHDLYLNYLRGGPGFGDPIDRDPKAIEADLNQKFLLPEYAQKVYGAVFTQDAKGVFTVDAGKTQARRAEIRKERLARSLPTREWMKEERERILNKHSSVQVQHMFATSFALSEKFTREFKAFWNLPADWQLLEEELGVPSYGAKHRMDLSLLPDVTTVVQVEE, encoded by the coding sequence ATGAACATGATGAGCAATAAAGAAGTCGGCTTCGCCGACCTGCTGCAGAACGGCCAGACGCTCAAGCAGCACCGCGACGGCATCATCGAGCGCACCAAGGCCACCGGCCACTACAACGGCCTCGAGAAACTGGAATTCCGTGACAGCGACCCGATCGGCTACGAGAAGCTGTTCTCCAAGCTGCGCGGCGGCCTGGTGCATGCCCGCGAGACTGCCAAGAAGATCGCCGCCAGTCCCATCGTCGAGCAGGAAGGCGAACTCTGCTTCACGCTCTACAACGCCGCCGGCGACTGCGTCCTGACTTCGACCGGGATCATCATCCACGTCGGCACCATGGGCGCGGCGATCAAGTACATGATCGAGAACAACTGGGAAGCCAACCCCTGCATCAACCCCGGCGACATGTTCACGACCAATGACTGCGCCATCGGCAACGTCCACCCCTGCGACATCGCCACCATCGTGCCGATCTTCTGGAAGGGCCGGCTGATCGGCTGGGTGGGCGGCGTCACGCACGTCATCGACACCGGCTCGGTGACGCCGGGCTCGATGTCCACCGGCCAGACCCAGCGCTTCGGCGACGGCTACATGATCACCTGCCGCAAGACCGGGGTGAATGACGAGCCGCTGCGCGACTGGCTGCACGAGTCCCAGCGCTCAGTGCGCACGCCCAAGTACTGGATCCTCGACGAAAAGACCCGCATCGCCGGCTGCCACATGATTCGCGACCTGGTGGAGGAGGTGATTCGTGCCGACGGCATCGAGGCTTACGAGAAATTCACCTACGAGGTCATCGAAGAAGGCCGCCGCGGACTGCAGAGCCGTATCAAGGCCATGACCCTGCCGGGCAAGTACCGCAAGGTCTCCTTTGTCGACGTGCCATACAAGCATGATGACGTGCAGGTCTCCAACGCCTTCGCCAAGCTCGACTCCATCATGCATTCGCCGGTGGAAATGACCATCAAGCCGGACGGCAAGTGGCGCCTCGACTTCGAAGGTGCGAGCCGCTGGGGCTGGCATACCTTCAACGCCCACCAGGTGGCATTTACTTCCGGAATCTGGGTGATGATGTGCCAGACCCTAGTGCCCACCCAGCGCATCAACGACGGCGCCTACTTCGCCACCGAGTTCCGCTTGCCAAAGGGTACGTGGTGCAACCCGGACGACCGCCGCACCGGCCATGCCTACGCCTGGCACTTCCTGGTCTCCGGCTGGGCGGCGCTGTGGCGCGGTCTCTCCCAGTCCTATTTCAGCCGCGGCTATCTGGAAGAGGTCAACGCCGGTAACGCCAACACCTCCAACTGGCTGCAGGGCGGCGGCATCAATCAGGATGGCGAGATTCATGCGGTCAACAGCTTCGAGGCCAGCTCCTGCGGCACTGGTGCCTGCGCGGTCAAGGATGGCCTCAACCATGCCGCTGCGATCTGGAACCCGGAAGGCGACATGGGCGACATCGAGATCTGGGAGATGGCCGAGCCACTGCTCTACCTTGGCCGGAACGTCAAGGCCAACTCCGGCGGGTATGGCAAGTACCGTGGCGGTTGCGGCTTCGAGACGCTGCGCATGGTGTGGAACGCCCAGGACTGGACCATGTTCTTCATGGGCAACGGGTTCATGAACAGCGATTGGGGCATGATGGGCGGCTATCCTTCAGCCACCGGCTATCGCTTCGAGGCACACAAGACTGGGCTGGACAAGCGCATCGCCATCGGCGACTCCTTGCCTCTGGGCGGCGACATCGATCCGGGCGACCCGGACTACGAGCGCCACATCGATGCCACTGCCGTGGTCAAGCGTGACAAGCAGTGCATCACCACCGAGGACTGCTACGCCAACCACGACCTGTACCTCAACTATCTGCGTGGGGGGCCGGGCTTTGGTGACCCGATCGACCGGGATCCGAAGGCCATCGAAGCGGACCTCAACCAGAAGTTCCTGCTGCCGGAATATGCGCAGAAGGTCTATGGCGCCGTCTTTACCCAGGACGCCAAGGGCGTGTTCACGGTAGATGCAGGCAAGACCCAGGCCCGCCGTGCCGAGATCCGCAAGGAACGCCTGGCCCGGTCCCTGCCAACCCGCGAATGGATGAAGGAAGAGCGCGAACGCATCCTCAACAAGCACTCGTCCGTCCAGGTGCAACACATGTTCGCCACCAGCTTTGCCCTGTCGGAGAAGTTCACGCGGGAGTTCAAGGCATTCTGGAACCTCCCCGCGGACTGGCAGTTGCTGGAGGAAGAACTGGGCGTGCCGTCATACGGCGCCAAGCACCGCATGGACCTCTCCCTGCTGCCCGACGTCACCACCGTCGTCCAGGTCGAAGAGTAA